Part of the Vigna angularis cultivar LongXiaoDou No.4 chromosome 1, ASM1680809v1, whole genome shotgun sequence genome, caatcttacaaaaataattaattattatattattttattatttattaacttgtttttttaattgtttattacaGAATCCTgcaaaataaagtattaaaacagatagatatttaaaaatgatgaaattaagtattttaacgttaaaataatcaaataagataattcattatctaaaattcattttctgatttttttttctttttttctaaactttttaACTCTTAGACATATTTTTTACGATCAGAAAGTATCTAGTAAATCACGACATTAAGATCttcatttttctaattattagtTTTCTATATAGAGTAagttattttctatttcttttatttagttttcagTTTAAGACACATGCAAAAAGTATTTCTCGTATGTGTCGTTCATACTCTCTTATTAATTCATTATCAATCAGTGATCTTAACGGTATATCCTAATTATGATTTTGTTGTTCTTATGCACAGTTAGTGTTCGTCTATATGTGGAACTTGTCTAAGGGTTTTATAGAGTCGTTGGTCTTCAAACAAGTAAGGAAACCtagtgtttttatttaataattaaattaagtagataataataataattgttaagaaaataaaatgaattagtcTGGTGTGGTTTTGTATTACAATTGTTGGTGGACAAATAAACGAAGTATCGCTattcatttgttttaataatagAAGATATCATTggtatgatatatatatatatatatatatatatatatattcagataaataaaataaattagtatgGTAGTTAACTTGTGTGATAAAAGTGTTAAAGGAgtagattaaaattaattataattgtattattttatttttgtgtgatGCATGagatatatatgaaatattagtATTTGCGGTTATATATAAGCAGAAAGGAAATTGGTCTAGTCTTAAGTTCAAACCTATGGGAGAACAACACACATCTACCATTAGGTTAGTTTCCTTTTGTTGAGTTTGAAAGACTTTTATTTGACTCTAcgttatatataaaattgaactaagaataaaaggaaaagagagaaaagatgaaactaagaagaaaaaaaagaatgagagaaatttgttttttatgttatttttcataatggagaaaataaaattagaagaaaaaatataattaataaaagaaaataaacattacACATTACAATAAGACGAAGAAGATTAaacattatatacaaattatatagtgacaaactaatataaaatcatttttaaataactttttataccgatttataatttattatacttttagcATTATTGCGTtactttttatatcaattttggATTTAATcgatataaaagaaatttataatttattacagtTTTATCTCCGCATAATTTTCTATATCAATTAAAGTCCAccgatataattttttttatatttaaaatatcgtGTTGTTTATATCTAGTAAATTATAATGGAtataaaaatatggttttttttttgcatgACACGTGTAATTacttttacataattttatattagaagAACACTATTTCTCAAATTATTAATAACTTAAAtccttaaataaatatagattagtcaattataattttgCAACAATCTTCCACAAATACAAGTATTagctcttttttattttatttcagttctctgtattttaaaagaaattaaaaaaatcttacttCGTTTTCCGAAAACCGAATTTCGTTATATTATGATGAGAAAATAGCATACTCGCGAACCGAGTTCCAAAAAagtatatgtaaatattataaacagTATCCCGTCTCTGTAAATTAAAGGTGAATCTATGCcatttggaaaaaaaatctacaaaataCGTGAAGACCAGTGACAAGGATACTTTTGACTGTGTTTCAACTTGGATATCTTTCCGTACATGCcattcaaacaaaatatataaaatgtgtgTTTCACGTGACATTTGATGCGACGGCAGCACAAAATGCTCCACAGAACCACAGGTACGAAGAGGCTACGAAATTTTTCACAgaagatatttaattttttaaaaattataaagattaaacttaattattaataaataagttaaaataattcttACGATAAAAGATCGAATAATGacaattagtatttaaatttaataaatgagaAATAGTGTAAGAGATAGAGCTAgattattcaataataaattaattcgatttaaaaattatgttgaCAAATAACACGAGAAATCAAATTTTGtcaaattatatttgatttatatttttctaaaatgtatGGTTTGGGGGTTGAAAACCTACACGAACCATAATgcattgtatttattttttattctgcCATCTAATGTTTGTTCATCTGTTGAAATGCATAGACCAAACAAAACTTGTCATTTTCCTTTTGTTAGCTTGTATTGGTGGATATACCTCTGCCAACCGTTCTTGTTTATTCTTTCAGCTGTAGAAAATGTAGTAAAACTTATCATATTAATTAATGGTTCAATAATTTCTATGACTTCAACTGGCATAACATGTGAGATTTTAGTGCATAGCAAATCATTGtctttattgaaaaatattactttaatttcAAACCGATCTTTCTAGTgcttaatatttgaaaaaaaaaactgaaaaactgAACAATATTATATCTAATAAATGGggatattaattttgataacgGTAGAATATTAAGAAATactatatttgtatatataccAAATTATCGTCTTTATTGAAAAGTATAACTTTAATTTCAAACCGATCTTTCTAATgcttaatatttgaaaaaaaaatgaacagtattaaatataatcaaatggGATGTTAAAAAAGTAACGgtagaatatttaataaatactctactaattatatttatattgtatttaaaaatgatttttaaataattttttcagaGTCCTTAGTATATGAATATGATAAACACTCGTAATAAAAACAGTATCTGATGTTCGGATATAAGAAAGCTTATATacaataacattatatttttaatataataacattCATATATTATGAGATGTAGttcttaatatttaatatagtcTTTCTTTGATAACAAAAgcttaaacattttaaaaagatatattagAAGTGACACATATGCATAATGccataaaactataaatatgaaattataagcTTGTTCGCAATATTCACACCCGTGAATGACTGAATGCTTTTTCTCCTCGTATATTATGTTATCTTCATATTGTGAAATTCACAGTCATATATATATCAcctatacataaaaataatttaaaacttgtaagttttaaataaaaatataatatactagcaaattaaaagtaattacaTCCCTTATAGTCATACAATCAACATAAAATATCAAGAATTAcctaatacaaaacacaaaacgTGTAATGATAATCATGAATACGACATTCACATCTTAAAAATCTTGGACATGTCAATTGCTCAATTATTGTTTCTCAAAAACCTTAACTATAACATGTTTGAGCATTTTCCAAATTCATAGAATATGATTagataaattttatgtttaataaatttgacCACTAATACTCTATATAATAAcctctcttaattttttttcattaacttaaatcaaaatatcaatGAAGTCGAAATGATCACAATTGAATTCATCTCACATTGTAACATTACGATCAATGAATAACTACCTCATCATTTAATTCGAATacattttaattcataataaaCATTGTCAAGAaccatcacaaaaaaaaaaaactaacaaacaTAATATATCACATATTCATTCGTCacattctcataaaatattaaattatcatacaatgttattcataaaatattaaattattacacaATTTTATACTTGTACACTTTAACTCAATAAAACTCGTTTAATAACATTcacctttgtttttttttcatatggttatttataacaaataatcTTACTTTATACAgataatcaatatatatatttggatcAAGTCTATTTAATGTAAgaaatcttaatttaatttaatttaacaagactatttttttaaaataaaagaataattttgaactatttttagatatataaatatagttatatcaTCACTCTAAATAATAACACACATGCAATATTTTTAGCTTAagcaatataaatatatatatatatatatatatatatatatatatatatatatatatatatatatatatatatatatatatatatatatatatatatatatatatcatggattctaagttttaaagttaagggtattttaataattttcattctcaaaacttaaaaaaaaaaaaaaacccagacccttactcacctctctcattcctctcaatcctttctctttcgtCTCTTTCACTctaaccttttctctgtcatccctactgtagttctaattgaaaaaatcagaaacatttgcctttaaacaatttgcctttgtaaagagttgagtcattgacatattcaccttcaggcaaaggttcattcaagatctcttcaatttcaccatcttcactaaccctcatcatctgcatatgttgaatcatcatctctaaaaaaacccttcaggccaattaccaattcttttggatgtcattatgcttgtgaaaattagataaaattatatacgacaaaaattataaaatgaaaactcattataaagtcattttttgtaagaaattgtttaacaatgagtgtttctgatttttttttccaagccaattaccaattcttttgatgtcattatgcttgtgaaaattagataagacaaaaattataaaataaaaactcattataaaatcattttttgtaagaaattgtttaacaacaagtatttctgattttttccaagtcaattaccaattcctttatgcttgtaaatattggataaaattagataagacaaaaattataagatgaaaactcattataaaatcattttttttgtaagattgtttaaaagcaagtatttttgattttttcaattggggctacagtagagatgacagagaaaagattggagtgagaaagatgaaagagaaaaggttgagaggaaTAAGAgagacagagaaaagattggagttagaaagatgaaagagaaagggttgagaggaatgagagatgTGAGTAAGGGTtcgggggtttcttttttttttagttttgagaatgaaaacatagaatccatgatatataaggatatttttgtctactaaaacccggtacacattgttaaaaCGTATCAACTGAAAAATAGGCATACGCGCGTTAGGAAACCCACATTGATTTTTCATGGCTTTATTCTCATGGATGAGGACAGTAAAAATCATACAGGTGTATTTATTTTTTCGGATTAGCAAATACAAACACCAGTGGATCATCGTCTTTGATTTCACGTATAAATTACATCCGTGGATCAGAGAAAGTTTCATaacctaaataaaattaaaagggTAAAGAAAGGGGgcataaaaaaagtaaatataaaagatttgaATAGGGTATTTTCATGGCCCAGGGCAGATTCCATGTTGCAATTATTGTAGTGCATCATGGTATCAGCGTCCATTGTATTTGTAGGTCTTAAGGAATCTTTGTTAAGTGCTCCTTTAAGTCCGTGACACACTCATCCACACCCACACTCTCATCTGAGCCACTGTTCTCAGTCCAAACACTTCTCCATTTCTCATCTGAAAATGAGGAGCATCTTTGCAATTCTCTTTATTCTGGGTACTCTCTTCTCTCCAATTTTGTTCTGTACTCTGTTTGGCCGCTGAACGAAAAAAAACGCAGCAACaatttttaacttgtgttgGTTTTCTCAGTTGTTCGAAGGAGGAGTTTTGGTGGTTGAAGAGAGTAGGAAATGACTTATTTGTGTTTTGTTGATTCTTCAGGCTTGTTTAAGCATGCTTTTTCTGAAGAAGGGTATTGCTCTGCTCCTTCTGGACTTAGTACGGACGCGAAAGCAAAGCCTCTTTATTGGAAAGTCAACAGTCCCACTCTCTCTCCTGTTCACCTTAAAGGTTAGTCAAATGTTTTTGTTATGCTATTTTTCTTTCCCTGtcttaaaaaaaagatattattatgTTGATGTAAATTGTTTAACGGAGCAGGAAACAAACAGACTACTGGTGGTTGCTGATTAGATTTCccttgatttttttaatagacGGGAGATTTGTGTCTATGTCAATAGAGGGTCTTTCTTGTAAAGACAAGATGCATTTTATTTCCAAAGAAATGATGTAAAGGCCCTATAAAAGGTTTATGAtgcataataaaataaaacacatgaGACCGTACAGTTTGTAGCAGCAGGCTTGTATGCATTGTTAACCCAAGAATTTCACAAAGTTTTGGACTCATGGCTTTTTCCCAAGATGTGGATTTctaattataatgatattttttattttggttgctGAAAGAACTGGCTTAAGAGGTGAAGTTGGACACTTGACTACCAGGCTCGACTATTAGAATTCTTTCTTGAGTTGTGatatatatgttaattataACGGACTATATGTAAAGGGTATTTAGATATTAaagtttctttttctgtttAAGTCTTGGACTATTTTCATGAAAAGAACTTTGCAGTGAATTTGCATTGGACTGAGTTTACTTGCTTTTGTTTGCAGATTTACCTGGATTCACACGCAGTGTTTACAAGAATTCCCATGCTTTGATATCACCAGAAAGTCATGTTTATGGCCCATTGCCTGATTGGTACTCTCGACTTTCTTCATTTGTTTTAGTTAAGATTTTAAGCCTCTTCATTGTCCTCTTGTTGTGTAGTAACTTTAATTTTCTTCGACAGGAGCGATACAACTGGGGCATATTTAATTTCACCAGAAATGGGTTCACACTTTTTAATGTACCTAGCTAAGTTGAAAGGTTTGATTATGACTTATTCAACTGAATTCATTATATTTACCAAGTTGCCTGGGTATATTGTCATTAGATGATATTGTTACTTCAGCATATGTGAATCAATTATTTTAGTCATCCACACTACATATCTTTGCCGACATACTAATTTTTTGATGCCATTTATCTTCTCATATGCAATTATGCATCATTTGGGTGCAACTTTATTACAAGCCTCCTAACATTAGATCATCCTTACTGGAAAAAGAAGTGTGGCATGGAAAATATTGGACCCCAAGAAAGATAATGGAAGAAAAATTACCCTGTACAGTTAATTGCACCTCAGAAAATCTGGGTTCATCCCTCTCAGAGGATTCTCTCTGTATAATCCAAAGTAAAATTGCTCCGGTCCAATGCTGGTCCAATGCTGCACGTCAACTGCTTTAACATACTTGAACTCTAAAAAGCCTGGGAATGGCTAGTAAGTTGTTACTGTACCTTAACAAAATATCTTCCGTCCTGGAACCAACCTTCATAATAAATATACGACTGGTCTTTTGGTTCAGCCTAACTTTTAGTGCTTGGCAATATCttatttgcttttctttttaggGATCAAAATGATATTGGGTTACAATTTCAATCATATCCTCCAAGTCTACCTTTACACTTTCCCTTAACTCCAATGGGTATTTCATTTGTGACATTTGATATTTTATGTATGTTACCATTCTCAGTTTTCCCTGAAACTAAATTTTCTGGTATGCATTTGATATGTGCTTTGTCCCCTTTATAGATAATTCAAGATCCGGACTACCCCTGCCTGGTGTGGAGAGGTTGTAAACATGTTATTTAGCTTTTTCAGTTTTTGCATTCTACCCCTCAATTTCTTGTCCATGACACTTCaactatttaatattgttatgtGTAGGTTTATCTTTGTGCTCCAAGGAACCGTCACCGTCACTAATGCCACTGGAGTTAGCCAACTACTTAAGGTAATAAGTCTACAATTAGTATTGTAAATGTTTCTGTCAGTATGATAACCAATTTTTAAGTACtgttaaaaattgatatttcatACAAATTTAAGGTTTggtcaatatttttttaaatcactatcatctcttttcttaaagtaataaaagaagaaaacattattagaaaggaaaaagaatctGGAGGAGAATGAAATATCTTCCTTAAAAGAAACAGTTGACGATAACAGTGGGCCAAGTTAGCCAAAAAAATTAAACGGAAGTTTCAATCTCTCTTCGTATCACTAGTTACTGTTCTCTTGAAAAAATCTCAAGTAAAGTACACCAAAGGAAATATGTAGACACTATCTCATCCTACAAACATATCAAGGGAAGAGAGAAAACCCTTGAAGATTTGGACATTCCTCTGCTGTCAAATGCACCAGAGAGCTGCACATGCCACTCAATACTATAAACTTGTACCCTCCTCATTCCACTTGTAACCCTTGAAAAATATCATGAGAAATTTCTTCCCAAGGTGTAATGATACACGTGTAGTCACTCAATGCAAACACAAGCATAAGGCTGTTTTTGAACTTACTCATAAACCATATACAAGAACGAAAGGTTTTCACATACCGTTTCCCTCTACCAGTATTTATGCACTTGTGGGAGTTCCATGATAACTATGTTAGCTTCAGGAAATATGTTATGCATGATTTATTCTTATTACTGTTCTTCTTCTAATTTTGGTTACATTTTTCTTAGATCCAGCTCATTTATTTAACGCTGGTGGTAGGTTAGCTTTGACCCATAAGTGTTCTATTTATACAACAGAAGATTCAGGGGCATTGAAATTGGACTTAAATTCAAGATTCAATCCttgaaatgtttttatataaaaataaaagctgATTGCCGTtgcttcaaaattttattttcttataatgtgCCATTACTATTTTTCATTGCTAGAGAGCTTTATGCTTTAATAATCATGATAGGAAGATTATACGACAGAAGGGAAAAGAGAAGGAATGCATGCTTAAGTTGATTGCAGTTTAtgatattatttcttatttgtcaCTCTATCACAAGTTTCACTCCTTTGGTGAATCCTCTTATTTTCCGGTTTTCTGGTTGTAGGAAGTAATCATAGAAATTCATATTTCCCTCACTTGTGATACTTATCATGATGACCTTAGTTTTATGTGCACACTGCTTAGCTATGTAATCAAGAATGGTGAAAGTAAACCCATTACAATTGCAGTGTCTTTCTTTCAGTCATATTTTTGTCTGGCTATTAGCTTTATACCATTTTTATGAAAGTTTAGATGATCACTATATTTCCTATGATGGctataaaaaatttcatgtcaTGGCTTTAATTCCAGGTGGATTCATATGCTTATTTTCCTCCAAATTTTGAACATTCAATTGAATCTGATGCACTTGGTACTATTGTGGTATTTGAACGAAGGTTTGTGCTTTTTACTTGCCCACTTGCAATTTATATGTTTCATCTCCATCACCTTGCCATTATGAGAATTCTTGCATTTAATTATGATTATCATACTGAAAATAGATGGATCCATTTTATATTTCAAGGTTCTTTATAAGCAGTCGCAATATAAATTGGTATAGAatgcatattatatatatttttgtgtacaTTCAAATAGTGAGCTGTCACAAGTACTCTAATGACTTGAGTATGAAAAATGTCTATAATCTTTCAGATATTCTCCACTGGCAAATCATATCCCAGAGCCATTGGTTGGTTCAACTGATAAACACCCACTCCTTGAAACTCCTGGCGAGGTAAGTTGACTCTACTGTGCTGAAAAGCAGTTTGCtttatttcatcttctttttcttggcTTGAAATTCAGGGATTAAATTTTCCAATTTAGGATGATAGTTCATAAAAGAACACTGTTATGTCTATTAAAGTCAATGCATGGAGCAATACTTACATGTTTTGGGTTCATTCACTTGTCATGAATCTAGTTGTGTTTATTACTCTGAAACATGCAATCATCTTTTTCTGGCTGTATTACACCTGTCAATTCAGAACTTTCTGACAGTCCATGTTTAGCAACTTGTACAAGTTACAATATGATTTTAAACTATTGTGATTTATCAGAAATTCCTCGTGTGTTGAGGGTTATCCTCAATAATCAGGTCTCTGTGCTCTCTCTTTATCTATCTTAGGTTTTTTGAACTTTGCTCACTGTATCTTAAGTTTTTTATTCTCTCTGTATGCTTTGTCAGATTTTTGAGCTACGGAAGCTTATTCCAACAACTTTGGCATACGACTTCAATATCCATGTAAGTTCAAATCTCTTATGTACTTATTCTTTTGGCTCGGTCTGTTATTCATTGCATTATACTGTTTTCATATGATCATGGTTTCCGGTAAATTTCTGTAAATGTTACTGATGAACTGATGACTGCAGATAATGGATTTTCAACCCGGAGAATTTCTCAATGTGAAGGTAATTTGTCTCTCTGCCAGTACCATACTGATGTGGATGTGTTGTGTATGTATGCGGTAGAGATGCATTAAGAATTGGGTCTCTACAATGGGGATATGGGGATATGGTAGTAAGTTGCCTCTCTTTTGTTGGACAAAAGTATGGTTCGTACCTATATAAATGTTCAAGAAGCAACCAAATGACTATCCTTGGGCAGATTCTAGCCACCTTTAATTTGTGATAAATGCTCATTCTCGAAGCCTATTTAAGGGAGACTTGAGTGATGTTTTATATCATCCTCATTTCATCCAATCTCTTCTCTGgtgtaatttttgtttataggTTCTATTTAATGAGTGATACGTGGAGATGTTTTACTTCTATTTTTGTGAGTGATAATTGTTTTTTCCTCACAAGTTGAGAGTGATTGAAACAACTATATTATTTCTAGTGTGATCCCTTTCACTTGTGTACTGATGTAGCCTATAGCGAGAGAATCACAAAACCCTTGGtcttcattttatctttatcctTTCTCTTGCATACTTTTGTCGCAAGCCAACTTGTGGTTTAAATTTCCCAATGGGGATATCTCTTAGATTTTGAGCTAGCTAAACTCATCCTTAAAAAAGCGACTTGCAAGATAATTAGTGTAAATCTTACAAGGATTGCATTATCTATATTACATTCCAAAACAACTTCTCAAAGTGTGTTTCTAGTGCCTTTGGTCATGGAGAATTCTTGTATATTATTAATCAGTTCTAAAGGGAGATAGCAACTATTTGATGTTTAGATAATGAATTCAATAGCAATGTGACGCATGACACAATGTCAAGAATAGTTTTGCACTTATGAGCCTATCTCAATATATGTTCATGGTTACTCTTGCCATATAAATTGTTGGTATTGGTATCTTGAAGTTGAAAATGCATAAGGACACTCTACAAAATGAGGGGGACATCATGTAAATGACTTGGAGAACCTTTTGTTTATTGGATAGACCAAAGGTGCTAGACCCATATCGAAGGTTGTTAGAGGTACCAAATTATATTGGAAGCACAAAGTATTGCAACAAAATTGTTCATGCTTCTGGGAGACCAAAGGCAAGAGGTGGATTGTGTTGTAAAATATGAAGAGAATACGAACAAGTAATTTCCTGTGTATATTTACTATCCTTAAGGATTTATTCATAGTGTATGCGCAAATCCCTTAGGATATAACAATAACTTCTCAGATTTTCTGAGAAACTTAGAACTATAGAGAGGAATTCTGTTGAGAGAGTAAAAAAATAACCAAGGATTAtagaagaataagaaaaagagaagaaatcgGGAGGAGTGAACTAATCTCTGTGTTATTGAAAGAAGAAATGTAAGTCCATGTGTTCGTCTTggaagaaatgaaattattgtattttatagaAGAGGTGAAAGTTTGTTCTGCATGATCTCAAGCTTGAGCAACCAATAACCCACTTCATTCATGGATAAATATCCATTGTGGGGCAAATAAGTCAAGGGGTGCAAGACCACTACGACCCACATTAATAGACTTGTGCAACTTCTTTCACTTGTCGTTTCCTTAATTCTAGGTAACTCCCAAGGACACGTAAACCATTTTCCTTCCTTTTGCAATACCACTTCTCGAATTCACAACAGATTGTGGATGCATTTTTTTTGCAATATCCAACCAAGAACTTCAAGTATATCATCACAAAATGGATGATATATCAAAATGAGGTTTGAAGATTGTAGTATAATTTTATCTCCTTTATGGGCTTAAGTGGGTAAATATCTTTTGTCTTAATTGTTTTGTAAGTAGAGTAGA contains:
- the LOC108319681 gene encoding (S)-ureidoglycine aminohydrolase, coding for MRSIFAILFILGLFKHAFSEEGYCSAPSGLSTDAKAKPLYWKVNSPTLSPVHLKDLPGFTRSVYKNSHALISPESHVYGPLPDWSDTTGAYLISPEMGSHFLMYLAKLKDNSRSGLPLPGVERFIFVLQGTVTVTNATGVSQLLKVDSYAYFPPNFEHSIESDALGTIVVFERRYSPLANHIPEPLVGSTDKHPLLETPGEIFELRKLIPTTLAYDFNIHIMDFQPGEFLNVKEVHYNQHGLLLLEGQGIYRLGDSWYPVQAGDVIWMAPFIPQWYAALGKTRTRYLIYKDANRSPL